In Mustela erminea isolate mMusErm1 chromosome 15, mMusErm1.Pri, whole genome shotgun sequence, the following proteins share a genomic window:
- the SHISA2 gene encoding protein shisa-2 homolog encodes MWGGRRSPAASPRNAASLLQLLLAALLAAGARASGEYCHGWLDAQGVWRIGFQCPERFDGGDATICCGSCALRYCCSSAEARLDQGGCDNDRQQGAGEPGRADKDGPDGSAVPIYVPFLIVGSVFVAFIILGSLVAACCCRCLRPKQEPQQSRAPGGNRLMETIPMIPSGSTSRGSSSRQSSTAASSSSSANSGARAPPTRSQTNCCLPEGTMNNVYVNMPTNFSVLNCQQATQIVPHQGQYLHPPYVGYTVQHDSVPMTPVPPFLDSLQTGYRQIQAPFPHTNSEQKMYPAVTV; translated from the exons ATGTGGGGCGGACGCCGCTCGCCCGCCGCCTCCCCTCGGAACGCCGCTTCGctcctgcagctgctgctggCCGCGCTGCtggcggcgggggcgcgggccAGCGGCGAGTACTGCCACGGCTGGTTGGACGCGCAGGGCGTCTGGCGCATCGGCTTCCAGTGCCCCGAGCGCTTCGACGGCGGCGACGCCACCATCTGCTGCGGCAGCTGCGCGCTGCGCTACTGCTGCTCCAGCGCCGAGGCGCGCCTGGACCAGGGCGGCTGCGACAACGACCGCCAGCAGGGCGCCGGCGAGCCCGGCCGGGCGGACAAAGACGGCCCAGACGGCTCGGCAG TCCCCATCTACGTGCCATTCCTCATCGTTGGGTCTGTTTTTGTCGCCTTCATCATCTTGGGGTCACTCGTGGCTGCTTGCTGCTGCAGATGTCTCCGGCCCAAGCAGGAGCCCCAGCAGAGCCGCGCCCCTGGAGGGAACCGCTTGATGGAGACCATCCCCATGATCCCCAGCGGCAGCACTTCGCGAGGGTCCTCCTCCCGCCAGTCCAGCACGGCggccagctccagctccagcgcCAACTCAGGGGCCCGGGCGCCGCCAACAAGGTCCCAGACCAACTGTTGCTTGCCCGAGGGGACCATGAACAATGTGTATGTCAACATGCCCACAAATTTCTCTGTGCTGAACTGTCAGCAGGCCACCCAGATTGTGCCCCATCAAGGGCAGTACCTGCACCCCCCATATGTGGGGTACACGGTGCAGCATGACTCCGTGCCTATGACCCCCGTGCCCCCTTTCCTGGACAGCCTGCAGACGGGCTACCGGCAGATCCAGGCCCCCTTCCCGCACACTAACAGTGAACAGAAGATGTACCCAGCTGTGACTGTGTAA